In the genome of Candidatus Saccharibacteria bacterium oral taxon 488, one region contains:
- a CDS encoding AbrB/MazE/SpoVT family DNA-binding domain-containing protein: MNITTIQKVIKIGSSRGVTLPARDLRALGIRDGDELEVTVRKRSEAADDNQVLKTANSLLRRYKKDFSHLAKR, encoded by the coding sequence ATGAATATCACCACCATTCAAAAAGTTATCAAGATTGGTTCCAGCCGCGGCGTGACGCTGCCGGCGCGGGATTTGCGGGCGCTGGGGATTCGCGATGGCGATGAACTTGAAGTCACGGTACGTAAGCGTTCGGAGGCGGCTGACGATAATCAAGTGCTCAAAACTGCAAATTCGCTCCTTAGGCGATACAAAAAGGACTTTTCTCACTTGGCGAAGCGCTAA
- a CDS encoding type II toxin-antitoxin system death-on-curing family toxin: protein MVSLTLEQILQLHALVLVKDGGAGGVRDVGRLEAAVSTQHQVVFGEELYATVFTKAAALMRGIIGDHPFADGNKRTAMLAGLTLLEVNGYNFTAQRGELEDFAVRAATDHFDIDAIADWLKCHSQMRVS, encoded by the coding sequence ATGGTTAGTTTGACTCTCGAGCAGATTCTGCAGCTTCATGCGCTAGTGCTTGTCAAAGACGGCGGTGCAGGTGGCGTGCGTGACGTCGGACGGCTGGAGGCTGCGGTGTCAACACAGCATCAAGTAGTATTTGGCGAGGAATTATACGCAACAGTATTTACCAAGGCAGCGGCGTTGATGCGCGGGATTATTGGCGACCATCCGTTCGCTGATGGTAATAAGCGGACGGCAATGCTCGCCGGGCTGACTTTGCTGGAGGTGAATGGATATAATTTTACAGCACAGCGAGGTGAACTAGAAGATTTCGCTGTCCGCGCCGCGACCGATCATTTCGATATTGATGCGATTGCTGATTGGCTGAAGTGCCATTCGCAAATGCGCGTGTCTTAA
- the cyaB gene encoding class IV adenylate cyclase, which yields MREIEIKARLQNREGTLAVLAAEGVVLGESVHQRDQVFGLPGEAGGDGNTVPWLRVRTETRGQGENETKRALFTFKRSVTGQLDSIEHETEVGDPDVMIAIVKELGFVPFSDVSKTRQTGKLNDVEVCIDSVEGLGDFMELEQLADEDADPAAIVNGLWREMAELGIGNRHDEVTDGYDILMKKLREQ from the coding sequence ATGAGAGAGATCGAGATAAAGGCTAGGCTACAAAATAGAGAGGGGACGCTTGCTGTGCTGGCGGCGGAGGGTGTCGTCCTTGGTGAGTCAGTGCATCAGCGTGATCAAGTGTTTGGTTTGCCGGGAGAAGCTGGCGGCGACGGCAATACGGTGCCTTGGCTGCGGGTGCGTACCGAAACGCGTGGGCAAGGCGAAAATGAAACGAAGCGGGCGTTATTCACTTTCAAGCGATCAGTGACCGGTCAGCTGGACAGTATTGAGCATGAAACAGAAGTTGGCGATCCAGACGTCATGATCGCTATCGTCAAGGAGCTAGGTTTCGTGCCGTTTTCGGACGTGTCAAAGACTCGCCAGACTGGCAAACTGAACGATGTAGAAGTATGCATCGACTCGGTGGAGGGTTTAGGCGACTTTATGGAGCTGGAGCAATTAGCCGATGAGGATGCTGATCCTGCCGCTATAGTTAATGGTTTGTGGCGCGAGATGGCCGAGTTGGGGATTGGTAACCGGCACGATGAGGTGACGGATGGCTATGATATCCTGATGAAGAAGTTGAGGGAGCAGTAA
- a CDS encoding SDR family NAD(P)-dependent oxidoreductase, with protein MHIILGGTSGLGLEMAQQLRKNGKRVLVLGKIHNAQEHGEGFPLDVYYPEQVAAAPARIEQILGGDAIEQFVWAAGYGWRGDFEDQPDARSMAEVNFAGPLPLVQWAWHRMAQQRIRSTLTVIGSTSSVKARADEAVYVATKHAQAGLARSLALQADEQHLPIRVALFLPGAMKTPFWQGRRPDDYAFFNDPAKVAEHILTAVNTQYQTFLEWPLPKGTLV; from the coding sequence ATGCATATTATTCTTGGTGGGACGAGCGGGCTTGGCCTGGAAATGGCGCAGCAGCTCAGGAAAAATGGCAAGCGTGTGCTGGTACTGGGGAAGATACATAACGCTCAGGAGCACGGCGAGGGCTTCCCGCTGGACGTGTATTATCCCGAGCAAGTAGCGGCAGCGCCGGCGCGGATTGAGCAGATTTTGGGTGGTGACGCCATTGAGCAATTTGTCTGGGCGGCGGGCTATGGCTGGCGCGGTGATTTCGAGGATCAGCCTGATGCGCGCTCGATGGCGGAGGTTAATTTCGCTGGTCCGTTGCCGTTGGTACAGTGGGCGTGGCATAGGATGGCGCAGCAGCGGATACGCTCTACACTAACGGTAATCGGCTCAACCAGCAGCGTCAAAGCTCGCGCCGACGAAGCCGTCTATGTGGCGACTAAGCACGCCCAGGCGGGGCTGGCGCGTAGCTTGGCGTTGCAGGCAGACGAGCAGCATTTACCGATTCGCGTAGCGCTATTCTTGCCCGGGGCGATGAAAACGCCGTTTTGGCAAGGGCGTCGGCCGGATGATTATGCCTTTTTCAACGACCCAGCCAAGGTGGCTGAGCATATATTGACCGCCGTTAACACGCAGTACCAGACGTTCTTAGAGTGGCCGCTACCAAAGGGCACGTTGGTCTAA
- the yvcK gene encoding uridine diphosphate-N-acetylglucosamine-binding protein YvcK, translating to MTYELNREYFGVKIVVIGGGTGSFTLLSGLKKYTHSITALVNMVDDGGSTGMLRDELGVLPAGDVRQCLVALSSSPKVRDLFNYRFDEGSMKGHAFGNLFMAALEKMTGSFSQAVETASEVLGVNGRVFPITLDDTKLSLRLRDGTVVEGEHAIEVTNIPGDERPWLELSPPATINPQARRAILDADLVVVAPGLLYGSLAPALLVRGVTRALAETKAKKVYVCNLVTKPTQTDGFTVADFVDEIERFAGVSMDYVLYNNYRPPKELLDKYAHNGEYLVEWDEEELKKKHYYASGKHLIANGIRQHNKKADPLAALRSLIRHDSDKIARELMRIYFS from the coding sequence ATGACGTACGAATTGAATAGAGAATATTTTGGAGTAAAAATTGTAGTAATTGGCGGCGGAACTGGTAGTTTCACGCTGCTATCGGGTTTGAAAAAGTATACCCATAGCATCACGGCGCTGGTCAACATGGTTGACGATGGCGGCTCGACAGGTATGCTGCGCGATGAGCTGGGTGTGTTGCCGGCAGGTGATGTACGGCAATGTCTAGTGGCGCTGAGTAGTTCGCCGAAAGTGCGCGACCTATTCAACTACCGGTTTGACGAGGGTAGTATGAAGGGGCACGCATTTGGTAATTTGTTCATGGCGGCGCTGGAAAAGATGACGGGGAGTTTTTCGCAGGCAGTCGAGACAGCCAGCGAGGTGCTCGGCGTAAACGGACGGGTGTTTCCAATTACGCTGGACGATACCAAGCTATCGCTGAGGCTGCGTGACGGCACGGTCGTTGAGGGCGAGCATGCTATCGAGGTGACGAATATTCCAGGCGATGAGCGGCCGTGGCTGGAACTCAGTCCGCCAGCAACGATCAATCCACAGGCTCGGCGGGCGATTCTAGATGCTGACCTCGTGGTGGTAGCGCCGGGGTTATTGTACGGTAGTCTGGCGCCAGCGCTACTGGTGCGCGGTGTGACGAGGGCTTTAGCCGAGACCAAGGCCAAGAAGGTGTATGTCTGTAATCTAGTGACCAAGCCGACGCAGACCGATGGCTTTACGGTGGCGGATTTTGTTGATGAGATCGAGCGGTTTGCTGGGGTGAGCATGGATTATGTGCTGTATAACAATTATCGTCCGCCAAAGGAGCTGCTTGATAAATACGCGCACAATGGTGAATATTTGGTGGAATGGGATGAGGAAGAGCTCAAGAAAAAGCATTATTATGCCTCAGGTAAGCACTTGATCGCTAATGGCATTCGTCAGCATAATAAAAAGGCCGATCCGCTGGCGGCGCTGCGTAGTCTGATCCGTCACGACAGCGATAAAATCGCGCGAGAACTAATGAGGATCTACTTTTCATGA
- a CDS encoding diaminopimelate decarboxylase: protein MGINFPIDQLPEVLDTPSFVYSRRMLKERARQALACQVPFGLTVRYAAKANSHPEIIRLFDKLGLQFDVSSSYEAALLLKQGVSGPSISLSSQQPAHNLDELLRAGVRYVATSLHQLELVASSPCRPNTVGLRLNPGMGSGHNNRTMTGGVNSSFGLWHAYTEQALELARRHGMTIDRLHIHIGSGADPRLWGEAMDAALALVGRLPEVTTLDIGGGFKVHRFGDEQEADLAVICEVFSQKLAQFAEETGRQLHLEIEPGTWLVAHAGVLVAEVVDIVDTGADGHTFLRLDTGMNDVTRPGMYGAQHEMMVLAGREEQREYIVVGHCCETGDILTPAPSNPENLESRRLARAEISDKLVIFDAGAYCQSMSLKQYNAYPDAGTYFID, encoded by the coding sequence ATGGGTATAAACTTTCCAATTGATCAACTGCCCGAGGTGCTTGATACGCCGAGTTTTGTATATTCAAGGCGGATGTTGAAGGAGCGGGCCCGGCAGGCGCTAGCATGCCAGGTGCCGTTCGGCTTGACGGTGCGTTACGCGGCCAAGGCAAATTCGCACCCCGAGATTATACGATTATTTGATAAGTTGGGGTTGCAGTTTGATGTGAGTTCAAGCTACGAGGCAGCACTACTGCTCAAGCAGGGAGTGAGCGGCCCAAGTATCAGCCTCTCGAGCCAGCAGCCAGCGCACAATCTCGACGAGCTGCTCCGGGCTGGCGTGCGTTACGTGGCGACGTCGCTTCATCAATTGGAGCTGGTTGCCTCGAGTCCATGCCGCCCAAATACGGTCGGTCTGCGGCTCAATCCTGGTATGGGCTCGGGGCACAATAACCGGACGATGACCGGTGGGGTTAATTCCAGCTTTGGCTTGTGGCATGCCTATACCGAGCAGGCACTGGAGCTGGCGAGGCGTCATGGCATGACTATTGATCGGCTGCATATTCACATTGGTTCGGGTGCTGATCCGCGGTTGTGGGGCGAGGCGATGGACGCAGCGCTGGCGCTGGTTGGGCGACTGCCGGAGGTGACCACTCTAGATATTGGCGGTGGCTTCAAAGTGCATCGGTTTGGCGATGAACAAGAGGCGGATTTGGCGGTCATTTGCGAGGTGTTTTCTCAGAAATTAGCTCAGTTCGCTGAGGAAACGGGGCGGCAATTACACCTAGAAATTGAGCCAGGAACGTGGTTGGTAGCGCATGCTGGTGTGTTGGTGGCGGAGGTGGTGGATATTGTGGATACTGGTGCGGATGGCCACACGTTTTTGCGCCTCGATACCGGCATGAATGACGTCACCCGGCCGGGGATGTATGGCGCGCAGCACGAGATGATGGTACTCGCGGGTCGCGAGGAGCAGCGAGAGTACATCGTGGTGGGGCATTGCTGTGAGACGGGTGATATCCTGACGCCAGCGCCCAGTAATCCAGAGAATCTCGAATCGCGGCGGCTAGCGCGAGCAGAGATTAGTGATAAGCTAGTGATCTTTGACGCCGGGGCGTATTGCCAGAGCATGTCGCTGAAACAGTACAATGCGTATCCGGATGCCGGCACCTATTTTATTGACTAA
- a CDS encoding ribonuclease HI: protein MTIYYTDGSASPNPGPGGFAVIRNLQPWILGSEDGETTNIRMEGKALIAALQDAAGAPCVIYTDSEFWINVVTKWAPGWEKRGWTKKGGEIKNLDIVQELYELYSNSQAELRWVRGHEGDEGNELADEWANRARLGERI from the coding sequence ATGACAATTTATTACACTGATGGTTCAGCTAGTCCCAATCCTGGTCCGGGTGGGTTCGCAGTCATTCGCAATCTTCAGCCGTGGATTTTGGGCTCGGAGGATGGCGAGACGACCAATATTCGCATGGAAGGTAAGGCGCTAATTGCGGCGCTTCAGGATGCAGCCGGTGCGCCGTGTGTGATTTATACTGACAGCGAGTTTTGGATCAATGTGGTGACTAAATGGGCGCCGGGTTGGGAAAAGCGCGGCTGGACAAAGAAGGGTGGCGAGATTAAAAATCTGGATATTGTCCAAGAACTGTATGAGCTATATTCAAATTCTCAGGCGGAGCTCCGCTGGGTGCGCGGCCATGAGGGCGACGAGGGGAATGAGCTGGCAGATGAATGGGCTAACCGGGCGCGGCTCGGTGAACGGATCTAA